In Myxococcales bacterium, a single window of DNA contains:
- a CDS encoding Stp1/IreP family PP2C-type Ser/Thr phosphatase, which yields MRISSFGMSDVGMRREKNEDSFLVNDDAMLYAVADGMGGHLGGDIASKIAAQTINEVIVALNSDPEALLQREGLSFKPGEYQGYLRYAIRLASQKIFEKSKSDPNLKGMGTTAVALLLRNKKAYIANVGDSRVYRIRGGEIVQITKDHSLVAEQIRAGIITDDDARIHRFKNIITRSVGFQEDVEADIDIRVIRAGDMFALCSDGLSNMLRDHEIRDVVVNNTLQASCSRLIDIANARGGDDNITVVLARIESVEDLPDLETEPLLDEPAAE from the coding sequence ATGCGTATTTCATCTTTCGGAATGTCCGACGTCGGCATGCGCCGCGAAAAAAACGAGGACAGCTTTCTCGTCAATGACGATGCGATGCTCTATGCCGTCGCCGACGGAATGGGCGGCCACCTGGGCGGCGATATAGCCAGCAAAATAGCGGCGCAGACGATCAACGAGGTCATTGTGGCGCTTAACTCTGATCCTGAAGCGCTTCTTCAGCGCGAGGGGCTTTCATTCAAACCGGGTGAATACCAAGGCTACCTTCGCTATGCGATCCGTCTTGCGAGTCAGAAAATCTTCGAAAAATCAAAATCCGATCCCAACCTGAAGGGGATGGGCACAACCGCCGTAGCTCTCCTTTTAAGGAATAAGAAGGCTTACATAGCAAACGTTGGCGATTCAAGGGTGTACCGAATTCGCGGCGGTGAGATAGTGCAGATCACCAAGGACCATTCTCTGGTGGCCGAGCAGATCCGCGCCGGAATCATAACAGACGACGATGCCCGGATTCACAGATTTAAGAATATAATCACGAGGTCGGTGGGTTTTCAGGAGGATGTCGAGGCAGATATCGATATAAGGGTGATACGCGCCGGTGATATGTTTGCGCTCTGTTCCGATGGCTTGAGCAATATGCTGAGGGATCATGAAATTCGCGATGTTGTGGTCAATAACACCCTTCAGGCTTCCTGCAGCAGGCTTATAGATATAGCGAATGCACGGGGTGGGGATGACAATATCACGGTGGTCTTGGCTAGGATCGAAAGCGTTGAAGATCTGCCCGATCTTGAGACCGAACCCCTGCTCGACGAGCCAGCGGCCGAATAA
- a CDS encoding M23 family metallopeptidase produces MKSPDTKRKAAQHYSIMIIPQGSAAIRRYELSRRVLKLLMAASALFGVVVCACAISLFVYRTLYVRTEDARVQAAQFIKERAVLVSQVAALEGSLSRIERFASKIQSAMKANSKDGIQRDSVVGQGPVDVDSWAVAPVGSGLAGSMAQLPASHWKSPFSKSLSSGIKLSLDQLSERLDVAEEKVHSVFALQQDKLYFWASLPTVWPTKGWITSEFGVARSWGGHRRRHEGIDIAAPRGTPIMAPGAGIVTYTGYRKGYGNVVMIDHGYGIVTVYAHCQSVFVNEGSSVRRGMVIASVGNTGRSTGPHLHYEVQVNGVPVNPMLYIMNDL; encoded by the coding sequence TTGAAGAGTCCCGACACCAAGAGGAAGGCGGCGCAGCATTATAGCATCATGATCATCCCGCAGGGTTCCGCGGCTATAAGGCGCTATGAGCTTTCCCGCAGAGTTTTAAAGCTTCTGATGGCCGCCTCAGCCCTCTTTGGTGTTGTCGTGTGTGCGTGTGCCATCTCGCTTTTTGTATACAGGACTCTGTATGTGAGGACGGAGGATGCCAGGGTTCAGGCGGCGCAGTTCATCAAAGAGCGTGCCGTGTTGGTCAGCCAGGTAGCGGCGCTAGAGGGCTCCCTTTCAAGGATAGAGCGTTTTGCCTCGAAAATTCAGAGCGCGATGAAGGCCAATTCCAAAGATGGCATACAGAGGGATTCCGTAGTCGGTCAGGGGCCTGTCGATGTCGATTCATGGGCCGTTGCCCCTGTGGGCTCTGGTTTGGCGGGCTCGATGGCGCAGCTCCCGGCCAGCCATTGGAAGTCCCCCTTTTCGAAGTCCCTCTCATCGGGAATAAAACTCTCCCTAGATCAGCTCTCCGAAAGACTCGACGTGGCCGAGGAGAAGGTTCACTCCGTCTTTGCGCTTCAACAGGACAAACTCTATTTCTGGGCGTCGCTGCCGACTGTATGGCCGACCAAGGGATGGATCACCTCCGAGTTCGGCGTGGCTAGAAGCTGGGGAGGTCACAGGCGCCGTCATGAGGGGATAGATATAGCGGCTCCTCGCGGCACCCCGATAATGGCCCCGGGCGCCGGGATAGTGACCTATACCGGATATCGCAAGGGATACGGAAACGTGGTCATGATCGACCATGGCTATGGGATAGTAACCGTGTACGCTCATTGTCAGTCGGTTTTTGTGAACGAGGGCAGCTCTGTCAGGCGCGGGATGGTTATCGCGTCTGTAGGCAATACCGGAAGGAGCACTGGCCCGCATCTTCATTATGAAGTGCAGGTGAACGGTGTTCCGGTCAATCCGATGCTCTACATAATGAACGACCTGTAA